The Podospora pseudocomata strain CBS 415.72m chromosome 3, whole genome shotgun sequence genome window below encodes:
- a CDS encoding hypothetical protein (COG:O; EggNog:ENOG503P08N), producing MSLPSSDFRNIRHWIHNCDRLHTDCPPTPNQHRQPHEIPSWVLDLRNGCIVPGSTASRYVALSYVWSTIESEKLTLELWTGNLRQFQKSGFLDGMKQGFLPEVISDAIDLVKQLGERYLWVDRLCIVQDGRMKRSEIENMDNIYSGAYFTIIAAASPGLYVNLDRRHRAPMGVSFFHRYLYDKLLKSKWATRGWTFQEQVLSRRSIIFVNGDVFWDCRNSLWSYESPGPRKEAGEGYDAYSQKQIDNHEMAVTVPSTAFADFRLYRELVCLYSGRDLTYAQDVLSAFMGIINELSHTFPGGFVGGLPVLFLDAALLWQPFSKGKRRVWTQGRSEDADMPKSNLPSWSWCGWHAVVDPESLHVRSLEWLRPQMRTKPVVTWSVLSEDLRLERKLPESRILEDYCRRFLDWGDWDTPPGWSRHDIRYTPPRNSTWTYCDTRSPKLDPNLFYTFTHISDPSKLFCHPIPMVNPGRKPTAHPQNWPYLHCEATTGCFKIQSILSRKSSAQVKRKESRISLLHVPFTSLDKFHGGPKGEELCRVVSLADADGQPAGLLRLMDDHTEIRPGQEIELMAISLGSMGWDETFSSYEERVDLLKSADYPRMEHSFVRDPPSDDEDGTGSETAPLTFRPRRAAAVETAHSRAARPWGRKGEDYRFYNVLWIERRGGVAYRKAAGRVAREVWERNCGEKLSVILG from the coding sequence ATGTCTTTACCATCGTCAGACTTTCGCAACATCCGTCACTGGATCCACAATTGCGACCGCCTGCACACCGATTGCCCACCGACGCCGAATcaacatcgccaacctcACGAAATCCCGTCATGGGTTCTTGACCTACGGAATGGTTGTATCGTGCCTGGCAGCACAGCCTCCCGCTACGTGGCTCTCAGCTACGTCTGGTCGACGATTGAGAGTGAGAAGCTCACCCTCGAGCTGTGGACCGGTAACCTACGTCAGTTCCAAAAGAGCGGCTTCCTTGATGGCATGAAGCAGGGCTTCCTCCCCGAAGTTATCAGCGACGCCATCGATCTTGTCAAGCAGCTAGGGGAAAGATACCTGTGGGTTGATCGTCTGTGTATCGTGCAAGATGGGAGGATGAAACGAAGCGAGATCGAGAACATGGACAACATCTACTCCGGAGCTTacttcaccatcatcgctgCTGCTTCGCCAGGCTTGTATGTCAATCTCGACCGGCGGCATCGTGCACCCATGGGGgtttccttcttccacagGTATCTCTACGATAAGCTCCTAAAGTCCAAATGGGCTACGCGAGGGTGGACATTCCAGGAACAGGTTCTTTCGCGACgctccatcatcttcgtGAACGGGGATGTATTTTGGGACTGTCGGAACTCTTTATGGAGCTATGAGAGCCCTGGCCCTCGGAAGGAAGCAGGCGAGGGATATGACGCATACTCTCAGAAACAGATTGATAACCATGAGATGGCGGTTACGGTGCCATCGACCGCCTTCGCCGACTTTAGACTTTACAGAGAGCTTGTCTGCCTCTACAGCGGCCGTGACCTGACATATGCGCAGGATGTCCTGTCAGCCTTTATGGGAATCATCAACGAACTCTCACACACCTTTCCTGGTGGGTTCGTCGGTGGTCTACCTGTTCTGTTTCTGGATGCCGCGCTACTGTGGCAGCCATTCAGCAAGGGCAAACGAAGAGTCTGGACGCAAGGGAGATCCGAGGATGCGGACATGCCCAAATCCAACCTCCCATCTTGGTCATGGTGCGGCTGGCACGCTGTTGTCGATCCGGAGAGCTTGCATGTGCGCTCTCTGGAGTGGCTACGTCCACAAATGCGGACTAAACCAGTTGTGACGTGGTCAGTTTTGTCGGAGGACCTGCGCCTCGAAAGGAAACTGCCCGAGTCAAGGATTCTGGAAGACTATTGCAGACGCTTCCTGGACTGGGGCGACTGGGATACCCCTCCGGGTTGGTCACGCCACGACATTAGGTACACTCCTCCCAGGAATAGCACATGGACATACTGTGACACGCGCTCGCCCAAGCTCGACCCTAATCTATTCTACACGTTCACCCACATTTCAGATCCTAGCAAGCTGTTCTGTCATCCCATCCCGATGGTGAACCCAGGAAGGAAGCCCACggcccacccccaaaactgGCCGTACCTCCACTGTGAAGCAACGACGGGATGTTTCAAGATCCAGTCAATTCTCAGCCGAAAGTCGTCAGCCCAAGTGAAGCGCAAGGAGTCCCGTATATCTTTGCTCCACGTGCCATTCACGTCCCTCGACAAGTTCCACGGCGGACCGAAAGGAGAAGAATTATGTCGAGTCGTCTCCCTTGCTGATGCCGACGGCCAGCCTGCCGGGCTGTTAAGACTCATGGACGACCACACCGAGATCAGACCCGGCCAGGAGATAGAGCTGATGGCCATATCGTTGGGATCCATGGGGTGGGATGAGACATTTTCGTCGTATGAAGAACGCGTCGACCTGTTGAAGTCGGCCGATTACCCACGCATGGAGCACAGTTTTGTGCGAGACCCGCCttcggatgatgaggatggtaCAGGTTCCGAGACGGCACCGTTGACGTTTAGGCCTAGGCGTGCGGCGGCGGTAGAGACAGCTCACTCGCGAGCAGCACGGCCGTGGGGGCGTAAGGGGGAGGATTACCGGTTTTATAATGTTTTGTGGATTGAGCGGAGGGGTGGTGTCGCGTATCGGAAGGCTGCTgggagggtggcgagggaggtttgggagaggaATTGTGGGGAGAAATTGAGTGTTATTCTTGGGTAA
- a CDS encoding hypothetical protein (EggNog:ENOG503P2EP; COG:G) encodes MATDVRNVEEKLDENLLAALPEGGKVVSVTPSGMSDYCNTFRIEVSMPDGSSQVFFEKEASGKEGLELMESAWASENTTYEFIPEHVPRPVKKGSYKSRPDRHFFLAEFIEMIEDDIPRPESYMTAIAALHSRSMGKSPDGKFGFPVNTRFGNLEQDNSWTGTWEEYWTRQMKDFLQREDAAHDGEHHAELERLRPLFFEKVLPRFLRPLESDGRSVTPCLIHADLWPGNVKYQTDGETVCVYDACAMWGHNEVDLGVFRNPRYPLGKPYLKEYWKHVPISEPEEDVDSRNTLYMLRNQILLSTLYPHDHKLREIVVSNMKLLVDKVEAEEAAKSGPQTSTYQSRL; translated from the exons ATGGCTACTGATGTGAGAAacgtggaggagaagctggatgAGAACCTTCTTGCCG CCCTCCCTGAGGGTGGCAAGGTGGTCTCTGTGACCCCGTCTGGGATGAGTGACTATTGCAACACCTTTCGGATCGAGGTCTCCATGCCGGATGGAAGCAGTCAGGTGTTTTTTGAGAAG GAAGCTTCTGGCAAAGAAGGCTTAGAACTGATGGAATCCGCCTGGGCCTCCGAAAACACTACCTACGAGTTTATCCCAGAGCACGTGCCCCGCCCAGTCAAGAAGGGTTCCTACAAATCCCGTCCAGACAGGCACTTCTTCCTGGCTGAATTCATCGAGATGATCGAGGACGATATTCCCCGTCCCGAGTCCTACATGACAGCCATTGCGGCCTTGCACTCCCGCAGCATGGGCAAGTCCCCCGACGGCAAGTTTGGGTTTCCCGTCAACACCAGATTTGGCAACCTGGAGCAGGACAACAGCTGGACGGGCACTTGGGAGGAGTACTGGACACGACAAATGAAGGACTTTCTCCAGCGTGAAGATGCCGCCCATGATGGGGAGCACCATGCTGAACTAGAGAGACTACGGCCTTTGTTCTTCGAAAAGGTTCTTCCTCGGTTTCTGCGACCATTGGAGAGCGATGGACGTTCAGTAACGCCTTGTCTTATTCACGCTGACCTCTGGCCTGGCAACGTCAAGTATCAGACTGATGGCGAGACGGTCTGTGTCTACGATGCCTGTGCCATGTGGGGGCATAACGAAGTTGATCTGGGTGTTTTTCGCAACCCACGGTACCCACTCGGCAAACCGTATCTGAAGGAGTACTGGAAGCACGTACCTATTTCGGAacccgaggaggatgttgataGCAGGAATACCCTCTACATGCTGAGGAACCAGATTCTACTATCAACCTTGTATCCGCACGATCACAAGCTCCGCGAGAT CGTTGTGAGCAATATGAAGCTGCTGGTAGACAaagtcgaggccgaggaagctGCTAAGAGTGGTCCTCAGACTTCTACTTACCAATCTCGTCTCTGA
- a CDS encoding hypothetical protein (EggNog:ENOG503NWY3; COG:S) produces MFASHAQTWQASSTWSTEDRDRLGVPNLPGPGDKDRLPSPSRLRGRLQSLRRASSPGARSNTPSPENSKGALGLTLLHDPSEPRVDFVFVHGLNGGSKRSWSASSDPTTFWPKEWLPSEAGFKHVRIHSFGYDSDWSKSQQSSLTIHDFGQALLADLYNAPHLKKNGNTPIVLVAHSMGGLVVKKAYLLARRDPIYADIAGRIHSLYFLGTPHRGADSSSFVSTFIAMSLGSGSKAFVKELIPGSGTLQVSLKSASILGMLMLTTQAINDEFRHVCSDVGLWSFFEGIPTAAGPTNVVVVEKESAVMGLPGEHTQYLQADHRRLVKFDSTEDPNYNILLRCFNTTIEEIEKEYISDKFDNHRAQIKQIASTFDIAERPDGDFMRVYDRLHQGSCEWLTSHPSFLEWLELDLMDANPTVKAITAGPTKVTPRFLWLNGPPGSGKSVASTHVIKYLESFNLDCAYFFFKNNEKPSLTQLLLSLALQMAESNFQVRHTFLSMIEEGEVVDCHSDHVMVWNNIFLGRIFKMAFSQPQYWVIDALDECQSRLLTTLVAMLARIEPTVPLRILITSRPNGHVERLLNQERVLRSEIHTGQAASLRDIEAFVRARLSPTIIEDFHEQDQDESDLVADIIEKSNGIFLWASLIMTRLDDAHSIEAMRNTLNQVPKEMSGMYNDILKNIIESPNAELAQCILTWVVCARKPLTTDELREAVRLDINQTLRTSDRFAQICGNMITVDNNYVQVMHQTVKEFLTGEQSDYYIPRAGSHARIAELCLTHLNGRNFNPPRTRRVPSFKNNSAGANDTAFDEYACANFSYHLSHCSPSEETLELLPLLGSFFSSNILTWIERIAKTGRLALIMRTIQNLKAYLKKQVATCSPIDSDYQLVSRFVEDLLRLSAIYGPNLVNTPSCIYSLVPLLCPTSSIIHWKFARTQFRQKVICNFNTDWDERLSSLSFATRVMSIACGDQFFAVGLGDGVVKVYRQSTFELLNTFRHGEPVRKLANGHLTGILVTAGLKTVKVWGPRQTLLWSVNVPEQPLSIEFSPDDSKIYVPLRSGEVYVYRSKGGARLDCLALTDEDGSSSSSSDSESDGEGGERYKPNNQKKTNPMLVKICPSLGIAAVAYRSSHLQVSYYDNEDGMEAFEKEGYEDGQGLPSQVLDVAFNPNVEQSLMAVAYQDGDLVTFDPWTLQQKNTHHLNAHTLAASPDGQTLAAGDSECVITLFAFYGLRQLCRIESMDERIMGIVFASNSLRLFDLRGNTCNVWEPSVLIKKNLTDDGSSDVTDDYFTSTSSNLVCTRTFEGSNEITVMAQAGDSDFVFCGREEGAITLHDITTGKVCAEFQFHARMVEIRHLEWHAQSKVLFSVDASRRCIATRITLPRLSSSSKSTSPVEKLKQELGQQSPQFEHILDFRASDHVLQALISPDGTSFLVSTQSGEEMHTISTVEGEPKQEPTVIQTTNSMGPARWLAHPTDSDRLLLFDHDMLHVFLWKTLERQSPPNGIIIHPPPELSHSHDFILSDDWLSRPGLSTIYQTIDMPTTSSKLSSVPETGFLTLDLSKISPVSPAPSVEVSLVTRKLLSPIKSILGLHKSTLYFISGRGWVCSISLKNLPSSKSYTRHFFIPSVWQTADGQGPMAKVVSKGSSVAMVYRDEVVVLSGFLEFEHKTVFGVCDDITELGGSDEEGEAAGRDGVPVITRTMS; encoded by the exons ATGTTCGCGTCTCAT GCTCAAACCTGGCAAGCATCCTCAACATGGAGTACCGAAGACAGAGATCGCCTGGGTGTGCCCAATCTCCCCGGACCGGGAGACAAGGATCGATTACCGTCGCCAAGTAGACTTCGGGGCAGATTGCAAAGCTTGAGAAGAGCATCATCTCCAGGAGCGCGGTCCAACACACCGTCTCCAGAGAATTCGAAAGGGGCGCTGGGGCTGACATTACTGCATGACCCATCGGAGCCGCGGGTTGATTTCGTATTT GTCCACGGACTGAACGGTGGCTCAAAGAGATCATGGAGCGCCTCATCAGACCCGACAACATTCTGGCCCAAAGAGTGGTTGCCATCAGAGGCGGGCTTCAAGCACGTTCGCATCCACAGTTTCGGCTATGACTCGGACTGGTCAAAATCACAGCAAAGCTCCCTGACCATCCACGATTTTGGACAAGCTTTATTGGCAGATTTGTACAACGCGCCACATCTTAAGAAGAATGGAAAT ACGCCTATCGTCCTGGTTGCTCATAGTATGGGTGGTCTTGTTGTTAAGAAGGCATATCTCCTAGCTAGAAGAGACCCGATTTACGCCGACATTGCCGGCAGGATTCACAGTCTTTACTTCTTGGGAACTCCCCACAGAGGCGCTGATTCCAGTTCCTTTGTCTCAACGTTTATTGCAATGTCGCTCGGCTCTGGATCCAAGGCCTTTGTCAAAGAGCTCATCCCAGGATCAGGGACATTACAGGTGAGCTTGAAGTCCGCTAGTATTCTCGGCatgctgatgctgacaaCCCAGGCTATCAATGACGAATTTAGACATGTGTGTAGCGATGTTGGACTGTGGTCTTTCTTCGAAGGTATTCCTACCGCTGCAGGGCCAACCAATGTTGTGGTGGTAGAAAAAGAGTCTGCTGTGATGG GGCTACCCGGGGAGCACACTCAGTATCTACAAGCCGACCATCGTCGTCTGGTCAAGTTTGACTCGACCGAGGACCCGAATTACAACATTCTCCTTCGTTGCTTCAACACAACAATCGAAGAGATTGAAAAGGAGT ATATCTCCGACAAGTTTGACAACCACAGGGCTCAGATCAAACAGATAGCCAGCACATTTGATATTGCAGAACGTCCAGATGGCGACTTTATGCGGGTCTACGACAGACTGCACCAAGGATCCTGCGAATGGTTAACCTCCCACCCATCGTTCCTTGAATGGCTGGAGCTCGACCTCATGGACGCCAATCCTACCGTCAAAGCCATTACAGCCGGTCCCACCAAAGTCACTCCTCGATTCCTGTGGCTCAATGGCCCACCGGGATCTGGAAAGTCTGTGGCTTCTACACATGTTATCAAATACCTCGAatccttcaacctcgactGTGCctacttcttcttcaagaacaACGAAAAGCCCAGTCTGACCCAGCTCCTCCTATCACTGGCTCTTCAGATGGCTGAATCCAACTTCCAGGTCCGACACACATTCCTGTCCATGAtagaggagggagaagtgGTTGATTGTCACAGCGATCATGTTATGGTGTGGAACAACATTTTCCTTGGGCGGATCTTCAAAATGGCATTTTCTCAACCACAGTACTGGGTGATTGATGCTTTGGACGAGTGTCAATCACGACTGCTGACGACCTTGGTCGCGATGCTTGCGAGAATCGAGCCGACAGTCCCACTGAGAATCCTCATTACCAGTCGGCCCAACGGCCATGTGGAAAGGTTGCTGAATCAGGAGCGAGTGCTGAGAAGCGAGATACACACTGGCCAAGCGGCGTCATTGAGAGATATCGAGGCCTTCGTAAGGGCGAGGCTTTCGCCGACCATCATCGAAGACTTCCATGAACAAGACCAAGATGAGAGCGACCTGGTAGCGGATATCATCGAAAAGTCAAATGGGATATTTCTATGGGCTTCCCTTATTATGACGCGTCTAGATGACGCTCACAGCATCGAAGCGATGAGAAATACCCTGAACCAAGTCCCAAAGGAGATGAGTGGAATGTACAACGACATTCTGAAGAACATTATTGAGTCTCCAAATGCGGAGCTGGCACAGTGCATTCTCACCTGGGTGGTTTGTGCTCGCAAGCCCCTAACAACCGATGAACTGAGAGAAGCAGTCAGGCTGGATATTAACCAGACGCTTAGGACGTCGGACAGATTTGCCCAGATATGTGGCAACATGATTACTGTCGACAACAACTACGTCCAAGTCATGCATCAGACAGTCAAGGAGTTTCTTACTGGCGAGCAATCGGACTACTACATACCTCGTGCCGGGTCTCACGCTCGTATAGCAGAACTTTGCCTTACCCACCTCAACGGGCGCAATTTCAACCCCCCTCGAACTCGCCGTGTGCCTTCGTTCAAAAACAACAGCGCTGGCGCCAACGACACGGCCTTCGACGAGTATGCATGTGCCAACTTCAGTTACCACCTCTCACATTGCTCGCCTTCGGAGGAGACACTGGAGTTGCTGCCACTTCTCGGATCCTTTTTCTCGTCCAACATCTTGACGTGGATTGAGCGCATTGCGAAAACGGGCCGTTTGGCACTCATCATGCGAACGATACAGAACCTGAAGGCGTACCTCAAGAAGCAGGTAGCCACCTGCTCGCCCATCGACTCTGATTACCAACTTGTTTCACGCTTTGTCGAAGATCTACTGAGGCTGTCAGCCATCTACGGCCCGAATCTCGTCAACACTCCTTCATGCATCTATTCTCTCGTCCCATTGCTTTGTCCAACTTCCAGCATCATTCACTGGAAATTTGCTAGAACGCAGTTCAGGCAGAAGGTCATATGCAATTTCAATACCGATTGGGACGAGCGGCTGAGCTCGCTTTCGTTTGCCACTAGAGTCATGTCCATTGCTTGCGGTGATCAATTCTTTGCCGTCGGCCTTGGAGACGGAGTGGTCAAGGTGTATCGTCAAAGTACTTTCGAGCTTCTCAACACTTTCAGACATGGTGAGCCTGTCCGCAAACTGGCAAACGGCCACTTGACGGGTATCCTGGTTACTGCTGGCCTCAAGACGGTGAAGGTTTGGGGTCCGAGACAGACTCTGCTCTGGAGTGTCAACGTGCCCGAGCAACCACTCAGTATTGAGTTCAGCCCAGACGACTCCAAAATTTATGTGCCACTGAGAAGTGGAGAGGTCTATGTATACAGGTCCAAGGGCGGCGCTCGTCTAGACTGCCTAGCACTAACCGACGAAGACGGCTCTagctcttcctcttcggaTTCGGAGTCTGATGGCGAAGGTGGAGAAAGGtacaaacccaacaaccaGAAGAAGACTAATCCCATGTTGGTCAAGATATGCCCATCGCTGGGAATCGCTGCTGTCGCCTACCGCAGCTCACACCTTCAAGTGTCTTATTACGACAACGAAGACGGGATGGAAGCatttgagaaggaggggtaTGAAGATGGTCAAGGCCTACCATCCCAGGTGTTAGATGTTGCATTCAATCCGAACGTTGAGCAGAGCTTGATGGCAGTTGCATACCAGGACGGAGATCTAGTCACCTTTGATCCATGGACGCTTCAGCAAAAAAACACGCACCATCTCAATGCCCACACACTGGCGGCTTCTCCCGACGGGCAAACCTTGGCTGCTGGGGATAGCGAGTGTGTTATCACTCTCTTCGCATTCTACGGGTTGAGGCAGTTGTGTCGAATCGAATCGATGGACGAAAGAATCATGGGTATTGTCTTCGCTTCCAACAGCCTCAGGCTCTTTGACTTGAGGGGAAATACCTGCAACGTTTGGGAGCCGTCAGttctcatcaagaagaaccTAACGGATGACGGCTCGAGTGATGTCACCGACGACTACTTCACCTCGACCTCTTCCAACTTAGTATGCACGCGAACGTTTGAGGGGAGCAACGAGATAACTGTGATGGCTCAGGCTGGAGACTCAGATTTTGTCTTTTGTGGCCGTGAAGAGGGCGCTATTACACTGCACGATATTACCACTGGAAAGGTATGCGCGGAGTTTCAATTCCACGCACGCATGGTTGAGATCCGGCATCTCGAGTGGCATGCGCAGTCGAAAGTTTTGTTCAGTGTTGATGCTTCGCGAAGATGCATTGCAACAAGGATTACTCTGCCGAGGttatcatcttcttcaaaaTCAACAAGTCCAGTGGAGAAGCTCAAACAAGAACTTGGGCAGCAAAGCCCGCAGTTCGAGCATATCCTTGACTTTCGAGCGTCGGATCATGTCTTGCAGGCTCTCATCAGTCCCGATGGGACGTCATTCCTGGTATCGACCCAGTCAGGAGAGGAGATGCACACCATTTCCACCGTTGAAGGCGAGCCAAAACAAGAGCCCACCGTTATTCAAACAACAAACTCCATGGGCCCTGCCCGATGGCTCGCCCATCCCACCGACTCTGACcgactgctgctgtttgACCACGACATGCTCCACGTATTCCTCTGGAAGACGCTTGAACGGCAGAGTCCGCCAAATGGCATAATtatccatcccccccccgAACTATCTCACAGCCATGACTTTATCCTCTCCGACGATTGGCTCTCACGACCAGGTCTTTCCACAATCTACCAAACAATTGACATGCCAACCACCTCTTCGAAACTCTCCTCGGTCCCAGAGACAGGCTTTCTGACCCTTGACCTCTCCAAGATATCTCCCGTCAGCCCAGCCCCCAGTGTCGAGGTGTCCCTCGTCACCCGCAAACTCCTCTCCCCGATCAAATCAATACTCGGCTTGCATAAATCCACTCTGTACTTCATCTCAGGTCGCGGCTGGGTCTGCTCGATCTCTCTTAAGAACTTGCCATCTTCCAAATCATACACAAGACACTTCTTCATCCCGTCTGTCTGGCAAACGGCAGATGGGCAGGGCCCAATGGCAAAGGTCGTGAGCAAAGGGTCGTCGGTTGCGATGGTGTACAgggatgaggttgtggtgctgAGTGGGTTCTTGGAATTTGAGCACAAGACTGTTTTCGGGGTGTGTGATGATATCACTGAGTTGGGAGGTAgtgacgaggaaggagaggcagCAGGAAGGGACGGGGTGCCGGTTATTACTAGGACTATGAGCTGA
- a CDS encoding hypothetical protein (EggNog:ENOG503PB8X; COG:S) — protein sequence MASLGTSVLKPPLTSSTPASSRPGTSSANSSAPELTTTIAILPSKPDFPPFDPKLPMQNDFNPNLEPPPPYSIFSPRQKLVVTLLVSFAAMFSTLSSFIYYPALVPLSESFGVSLGLIQLTITSYLIIAGIAPAFMGDMADQSGRRPVYMLMFSLMISANVGISVVERWEGLLVLRMVQSAGGSGLYGGGYGVIADVAVAEERGGLVGVLLLMTDVATSLGPVVGGGLTQGLGWRWIFWFLVILTGSWFIVILIFLPETQRGLVGDGSRRVEGWVYQSFWSVFYVKERKGKKGTEAVVVGEKMEREGEEERKFRFPNPLACLPVLADRGSLVVILITAINYAVKAALQTSLDAQATEIYGLSYLQAGLVYLPSGVGGGFGSFFAGRFVDWNYRRTVKRGGDEGFDKNSPGFPLEKTRLEGVYTLHAITVLGIIGYGLALKFRAHLAVTLLMQLLTGTSTAATFVLCGTLLTDLNMNRSATAQAASNLVRCLGAGGAVAVLQPMVEHVGPAACFGIYAGIVFLCFPLAWIVQRFGVAWRVANSDKQE from the exons ATGGCATCACTAGGCACCTCTGTCCTCAAACCacctctcacctcctccacccccgcctccAGCCGTCCCGGCACCAGCAGCGCAAACTCCTCCGCCCCAgaactcaccaccaccatcgcgatcctcccctccaagccCGACTTTCCCCCGTTTGATCCTAAACTACCCATGCAAAATGACTTCAACCCTAATCTTGAACCCCCACCTCCGTATTCCATCTTTTCTCCCCGTCAAAAACTCGTGGTTACCCTCCTCGTCTCTTTCGCTGCCATGTTCTCCACACTCTCCTCGTTCATTTACTACCCCGCTCTTGTCCCTTTGTCGGAATCGTTTGGGGTTTCGCTGGGGTTGATCCAACTGACAATTACCTCCTatctcatcatcgccggcaTAGCGCCGGCATTCATGGGTGACATGGCTGACcagagtggaagaaggcCGGTTTATATGCTCATGTTCAGTCTCATGATATCAGCCAACGTCGGGATCTCGGTTGTGGAaaggtgggaggggttgttggttttgaggATGGTGCAGAGTGCGGGAGGGAGTGGGCTTTACGGGGGCGGGTACGGGGTTATTGCTGACGTTGCGGTAGcggaggaaaggggggggttggtgggggttttgctgttgatgacCGATGTTGCTACCAGTCTCGGGCcggtggttgggggtgggttgacccaggggttggggtggaggtggatttTCTGGTTTTTGGTTATCCTAACTGGATCGTGGTTCATTGTGATTTTGATATTCTTGCCGGAGACGCAGAGGGGGCTGGTGGGTGATGgatcgaggagggtggaagggTGGGTTTATCAGAGCTTTTGGAGTGTGTTTTAcgtcaaggagaggaaggggaagaaaggCACGGAagcggtggttgttggggagaagatggagagggagggggaagaggagaggaagttTAGGTTTCCGAATCCGCTGGCTTGTTTGCCGGTGCTGGCGGATAGGGggtcgttggtggtgattttgaTTACGGCGATCAACTATGCTGTCAAGGCGGCGCTGCAGACGAGTTTGGATGCTCAGGCCACGGAAATTTATGGATTGAGTTATCTGCAGGCTGGACTGGTGTATTTACCtagtggggttggtggtgggtttgggagctTTTTTGCTG GAAGATTTGTTGACTGGAATTACAGGAGGACGGTCAAAagaggtggagatgaaggttTCGACAAGAACTCTCCCGGCTTTCCTCTCGAAAAGACCAGATTAGAGGGCGTCTACACACTTCATGCCATCACTGTTTTGGGGATCATAGGATATGGTCTAGCGTTGAAGTTCAGGGCA CACCTTGCCGTGACGCTTCTTATGCAACTCTTGACCGGCACCTCAACCGCCGCAACCTTTGTG CTGTGTGGGACCCTCCTGACAGATCTCAACATGAACAGATCTGCCACCGCCCAGGCAGCCAGTAATCTGGTCAGATGTCTCGGTGCGGGCGGTGCTGTGGCCGTCTTGCAGCCGATGGTTGAACATGTCGGGCCGGCGGCATGTTTTGGCATCTACGCTGGCATTGTGTTTCTGTGTTTCCCGCTCGCTTGGATCGTGCAGAGGTTTGGGGTCGCGTGGAGGGTGGCTAATTCCGACAAGCAAGAGTAA